From the genome of Rhineura floridana isolate rRhiFlo1 chromosome 7, rRhiFlo1.hap2, whole genome shotgun sequence, one region includes:
- the OTOS gene encoding otospiralin codes for MKLIFVGIICLCLLVNAQTDARPIEDEEDPYRQPASMPYWPFTSNDFWAYVEYFRTLGAYHRINEMARTFFAHHPLGNTLGYDVPDHEY; via the exons ATGAAGTTAATCTTTGTGGGCATAATTTGTCTCTGCTTGTTGGTGAACGCACAAACAG ATGCCAGACCGATTGAGGATGAGGAAG accCCTACAGACAACCTGCAAGTATGCCCTACTGGCCTTTCACGAGTAATGATTTTTGGGCATATGTGGAGTACTTCCGCACCCTGGGAGCATACCACAGAATCAATGAGATGGCCAGGACCTTCTTTGCTCATCACCCTCTTGGAAATACTCTTGGATATGATGTCCCAGATCACGAGTACTAG
- the COPS9 gene encoding COP9 signalosome complex subunit 9 produces the protein MKPAVDEMFPEGAGPYVDLDEAGGSTGLLMDLAANEKAVHADFFNSFEDMFDDDDIQ, from the exons ATGAAGCCGGCGGTGGACGAGATGTTCCCCGAGGGCGCGGGGCCTTATGTGGACCTGGATGAG GCTGGAGGAAGTACAGGCTTATTGATGGATTTAGCTGCCAATGAAAAGGCTGTACATGCAGACTTCTTTAATA GTTTTGAAGATatgtttgatgatgatgatatccagTGA